The genomic window CCTGGGGGATCAGTTGGCGGAAGTTGGGGTAGGTGCCCTGCAATAACTGGCTGTAGATCTCTACCCCCTTTAGGCGGAAGAGGATGCCCGCTCCATCCTTGGCGATGTCCAGGGTTACGGGTTCGTCGCTGTCGTCCAGAAGGCTCGCCACCTCTTTGAAGGCTTTGGCGGGGACTACCAGGCCCACGGGCTTCTCCACTGGCTGCAGGAGGCGGCCCGTATGCACCGCCAAGCGAAAGCCGTCGGCAGCGGCCATGGTGAAGCGGTCGCCCTCCAGTTCCAGGCGGATGCCGGTTAGGATGGGGCGGGACTCGTCGGTGGCGGCGGCGAAGGCCACTTGGGAGATGGCCTTGCCCAGGGCTTTATGGCTGATGCGGGCGGTGGTGGCCTCTTTCACCACTGGGAGCGGGGGATAGGCGGAGGCCTCCACGCCTCGCACGACTGCCTTCAGCCAGGCGCAGGAGACCTGCAGGCCCAGGGGGTGCTGGACGCGGGAGAGGTCCACCCGCTCGGGGGGCAGTTGGGCCACGAAGTCCCGCAAGCGTTGGGCAGGGACGGCAATGCCCCCCTCGGCGTCCACCTTGGCCCCCACCCAGACGGTGATGGCCAGTTCCAGGTTGGTGGCCGTCAGGCGGAGCCTCCCCTCATCGGTCTGTACCAGGATGTTCAGGAGCACATCCTCAGACGGCCGGCTGGGCACGGCCCGCGCCACGACCCGCAGGGCTTTGTCCAGGTTCTCTTGAAGGCAGGAGACTTTCATAACCTGTGCACCCCCCTTAGAACGGGGGCCCTCACACTCCTGGGTGGGCCAACCCTTTGGGGAATAGTATAGTCCCCGCTCCCATGCATGGGAAGGGTTGGGGGGAACGGTTGATGTGGCCTTTGTCTAGGTGATAGGGGTGGGGGTGCCCTCAGGGCGGGCCACAGGGATGCGCTGCAGGGCCTGGTCCCACATGCGACAGAAGGCGCAGACGGCGCTGGTGGTGGGCTGGCCACACCGCTGGCACTCCCCCACGGACTGGGTGTCCATCTTGGCCAGGAGGGGGTGCAGGCGCTCCAAGAAGCCCGCCACCAGGTGATGCTTAGATCCGGGGGAGTGGAGTTCTATCTGATTGAGGGCGTCCTTGTACAGTAGGGAGCGTGCCCCCTCCGCATAGGGGCACTCGTCAGGAATATAGTCAATGCGCCGCAGGAGGGCGTAGCTGACCGTCTCTTTCTCGGTCATCAGGAACAGGGGTTTGACCCGCTTCACCAGGCGGGGGTGGTCGGCCTCCAGGACGGGGCTTTGGCGGGCTAGGGCGTCCATCTGCCAGTGGAGCAGGTTGCCCAGCAGGGTGGCCGCCTCGTCGTCCAGGTTGTGGCCTGTGGCCACCACAGTGAAGCCGTGTTCCAGGGCGACGCGGTTGGTAATGTAGCGCTTGCTGAGGCCGCACCCGGAGCAGGCGACGCGCCGCAGGGCCTTGGCCAGTTGGGGGACGCCGAGGCCATAGGTTTCGGCCAGGTTGACGATGAGCAAGGGCAGGCCGCGGCTTTCGGCGAAGGCCTGGGCCTTGGCGCGGGAGGCGTCGGAATACTCCCCGATGCCCAGGTGGATGTGCAGCCCGGTGGGGCGATAGCCCAGGCGCAGGAGCACCTCCCACAGGGTAAGGCTGTCCTTGCCCCCTGAGACGGCCACCAGGATGCGGTCGGCAGGGGTGAACATCTTCCAGCGCTCAATGGTGCGCTGGACCTGGCGCTCAAAGAACTCCAGGTAATGGGGGCCACAGAATGCGGTGTTGTGGCGGCGCAGGTCCACCGCCGCCTTTTGCCCACACTTCTGACACTTCACTGCTGGCCCCCCGAGATGGCGGAGACAATTTCCACGGTGTCGGTGTCCTGGAGCCACTCGTCGGAGGTGAGGAGGTCCTCCCCCCGAATGACCACATGGGATTCGGGGTTGAGGCCCAGTTCCTTGAGGAGGTCCACGACGCGCCGGCGGCCGTGCACCTCCAGTTCGCGCCGGCGGGGGTTGCGGATGATGACTTTCATGGGGAATCCGAGTCTACGGTAGCAGAGGGGGGCGTCAATGCGCAACCCCTAGCCTACCACGCGGGCCGCCTTCCAGCGCACCACCAGGGCGAACAGGAGGGCCAGCAGGGCGTTCACGGCGAACACGGGGCGCAGGCCCAATCCCCCTGCCACCAGTCCCCCCACCAACGGCCCCAACCCGAACCCCAGGGAGTTGGCGCTCTGCAGGAGGCCGTAAGCCGTGCCCATGCGTTCACGGGGGACTACCTGCCCCAAAAGGGCAGAGGTCTGGGCGGCGACAATGCCTTGGCAAATCCCGAGCACGACGATGGCGGCCAGGGCGTGCCACGCCTCCTGGGCTACCAGCAGGCCGATAAACCCCAGCACCGAGACGGCGGGTGCCCCCACCAGCAGGCGGAGCACCCCCACCCGCGCTCCCACGACCCCCGACAGGTATGCTCCCAAGGCCCCCAAGATGCCCAGCAAAGCGAAGGCGCTCCCCGCCAGGGAGGCTTTGGCCTCTGGGGCTAGGGCTCCCAAAAAGAGGGGCAACACGGGGAACATGACATTGGGCACGAACTGCACCAGGAACAGAAGAATGAGCACAACCCCGATGCCGGGCAGGGTGAGTAAGGAGCGGATGTTCTGGACCACGCCTTGCTGGTCCTCTTGACGGGGAGGGGTGAAGCGCTCATCAATACCGAAGGTAACCACCACGCCCATCAGGGCCAGCACGCCTCCGGCCACAAAAAAGGCGCCCCGATATCCTACCCCGTGCACCAGGGCAGCCCCCAGCAGAGGGCCAACGGTGTTGCCCAGGTTCATCATGGCCTGCAGGACACCCATAGCCGTCCCCAGGCGGGGGCGTGGAGCCAAAGAGGCTACCAGGCCCATCATGGCGGGGACGGCCCCCGTCAACAGGCCCATGAGCACCCGCACCGCCACCAGGTGGTAGACATTGGCCACGACGCCGGTGAGCACCATCACCAGCGCCCCTCCATATAAGCCCCGGAGGACGTTCTTTTTGCGCCCGAAGCGGTCGCTGAGGGCGCCCCAAATGGGCGCAGAGAGGAACATGACAATGCCGGCAACACCCGCTGCAATGCCCGACCAAAGGGCTGCACGGCGGGGGTCGGCGATGCCCAGGTCCTGGATGAAGAGGGGCAGGAAGGGGAAGACGAAACTGAAGCCCATGACCGTGATGCCTTGCACCACGGCGGCGATGGCCAGGGTGCGACCCCAGCGGGCGGGCGCAGATGCTGTGCCCGCCGTGTCGGTTGTGTGCACGGCGTGCCCCCAAAAGGGAAGGCCCGACACGCTGGCCGGGCCTGCGCGATGCTCTGCAGGGTTTTCTTTCATACTACCATATAGTGCTATGCGGGGTGAAGGGAGCCGGGCGGGTGTTCGGTAGGGCAGGGGCACTCTGGCGAGGGGGTGTTCCCTTTGGTATGCTGGGGCGTGGGACCGGTGAGGGCTGGTCGTCTGCCCGCCATGTGAGGTGCGTATGGGCCCATTCCCTTCATCGGCGTCCGGCAGTGGCCGCCAGGGGAGTATCCGCCTGCCCTTTGCTGCCCTACGGCATCGGGACTATCGGTTATTCTGGCTGGGCCTGCTGGCCTCGGTGCTGGGCTACCAGATGGCCCAGTTGGGGATGGCGTGGCTGGCCTATGAGTTGACGGGGCGTCCCCGCACCTTGGCCTTGCTGGGGCTGGCCACGGCCGGGCCGGCCATCCTGCTTAACTTGGTGGGGGGAACGGTAGCCGACCGCTGGGATCGGCGCCGGCTCATTGTGCTCACCCAAAGCGCCATGCTCCTCCTGATGGGGGTGTTGGCGGTGCTGACGCTGACGGGGCGGTTGGCGGTGTGGCATTTGCTCACACTGGCGGCGGGTGTGAGCGCCGTGTTTGCCTTTGATGGGCCGGCGCGCCAGGCCTTGTATCCGCGCTTGTTGCCGCGAACGGATTTGACTAGTGGGGTGGCCTTGAATGCGTCGGTGTGGCAGGGGATGCGGGTGGTGGGGCCGGCTCTGGGTGGGGTGCTCATTGCGCGGGCGCATCCGGGGTGGTTGTTTGCGGGGGCAGGTCTGGGGGCGTTGCTCATGGGGTTGGCGGTGCTCCTAATCCGGCCCTTGCCCCCCGAGAAGGGCGTGCGCCAAAGCGCGTGGAGGGAGATTACCGAGGGGGTGCGGTTTGTGCGGGGCAACTCCCTTTTTGCCTTCCTGATTGGCATGGCCTTCTGCAATAGCTTGTTCGGGTTGTCGTATTTCTTCCTGTTGCCGGTGTTTGCCCGGGATGTGCTGGGTGTGGGTGCAGAGGGGTTGGGGTATCTATCGGCGGTTGGGGGTGTGGGGTCGCTGCTGGCGACGCTGGGGTCGGGGGCGTTGGGGAACATCCCGGCGCGGGGGAAGGTGCTCATTGGGGGGGCGGTAGCCTTCGGTCTGTTGCTCATCGCCTTCGCCGTGTCGCCCTGGTATCCCCTGTCGTTGGTGCTGTTGTTTTTGGCGGGGGTGGCGGGGGCGGTGTATATGGTGCTCACCCTGAGCACTTTGCAGGAGCGGGTGCCGGACCGGTTGCGGGGGCGGGTGATGGGCATCTTCAGCATGACCTGGAGCATGATTCCTTTGGGGGCGGTGCAGAGCGGTTTGCTGGCCGATTGGGTGAGCGCACCCTTTGCGGTGGCTCTGGGGGGTGTGCTGACGGTGGTCTTTGCGTTGGTGCCGGCGGTGGTAAGCCCCACTCTGTGGCACCTGCGCCCTTTGGGTGCCGAGCCTGCGCCTATGCCTGCCTCGGCGAAGCGATGACGACCGGGCATCCCTCCGGCCTGCGGGCGTGGGCCCGTTCTGCCTATGAGGGGGTTCTTCTGTGGCAGAGGCGGCATCCCCGGGTGGTGGTGGGGGTGTTTGTGGTGGTGGGGGTGGTGCTGGGGGTGTGGCTGGGATGGGAGGCGGTGCAGGGGGTCTCCTGGCGGGCGACGCTGGCGGCGTTGGGAGGGTTCTCGGCCCTGCATGGGATAGGGGCGGTGGCGTGTTTCCTGGCCAATAACTTCCTGCGCTCCACGGCGTGGTACATCCTGTTTCCCCAGCGTGCGCCCCCGGTGTGGAGGCTGTTTTTGGTGGAGAACACGGGGATTGGGGTGAACAATCTGTTGCCTATGCGCTGGTTCAGTGAGGCGGTGCAGTTCGCCATTTTGCGGGTGCGGGACCAGGTGCCGGAGGGGATAGCCTTGGCCACTTTGGGGATGACGCGCGTCTTGGACTTTCAGGCGAACTTCCTTTTGTTGGCGGTGAGCATGCCGTTGGTGCCGGGGGTGCGGGAACATGTGGCGATGGGGCCTGTGCTGGGGGTGGCTTTCTTTCTGGCGGCGGGGAGCACTCTGGGGCTGCACGGGCTGGGGTGGGCCTATCGGCGGTTCCCGCGCTTCCGCCGGCTGCCGGTGGTGGCTGGGGTGGGGGAGGCGGTGCTGGCTCTGGAGGAGCGCCCGCGCCGGCTGGTGGTTGCCCTGGTGTTGACCCTGGGCCAGTGGACGGCTTTGGGTGGGGCGGCGTGGTTTTTAGCGCAGGGGGTCGACATTGATATCTCCCTGGCAGGGGCGGTGGCGCTGGTCATTCTGGTAACCTTTTCGGCCACCACCATCCCGGGGCTGTTGGGGGGGCTGGGGGTGTTTGAGTTCGCCAGTGTGGGGCTGCTGGTAACCTTTTTCGGGGTGGAGAAGAGCGTGGCCCTCTCCTGCGGACTGCTGATGCACGCCCTGTGGTGGCTCCCCCCGGTGCTCATTGCGTTGGTGATGCTTCCGTTGGAGGGGTGGGGAGCCCTGCAGATGGTGCGCCGGGGGCCACTGCCCGGGACCCACAATGCCCCACCCTAAAGGGTATGGGGCCGGGTGGTTGCACCCCTGGCACCGACTTGATATCGTGAGGGGGAGGGGGCTATGCGCATCGTTTCGCTTCTGCCCAGCGCCACGGAGATCGCCTTTGCCCTGGGTCTGGGCGACCAGGTGGTGGCGGTGAGCCACGAATGCGATTATCCCCCCGAGGTGCGGGGGAGACCGGTAGCCGTGCGGTGTGTGTTTGACCCCTCGGGGATGACGGCTGCTGAGATAGACGCCACGGTGCGCTCGCTGGTGCTGAAGGGGCGGCCGATTTATCAGGTGGAGTGGGGTGTGTTGGAGGCGGTGCATCCTGACCTGGTGCTCACCCAGGGGTTGTGCGAGGTGTGCGCGGTGCCCGAGCGGGAGGTGCTGAAGGGGTTGGAGCGCCTGTATCCCCGGCCACGCATCCTGTCGCTGGATCCCCACGGGTTGGAGGATGTGCTGCAGGACATTCTGCGGGTGGGGGAGGCGACGGGCACCCTCGCCCGCGCCTCTATGGTGGTAGCGAATCTCCGCCGGCGCATCCAGCGGGTGGCGGAGGCGACGCGGGCGGTGGCCACGCGCCCGCGGGTGGTGTGCTTGGAGTGGCTGGATCCTCTGTTTGTAGGGGGGCATTGGGTGCCGGAGATGGTGGCCCTGGCGGGGGGTGTGGACGTGCTGGGGAAGGTGGGGCGTCCGTCCTTTACTGTGTCCTGGGAGCAGGTGGTGGCGGCACAGCCCGAGGTGCTGGTGCTGATGCCGTGTGGATACAGCGCCTCCCAGGCCGCGGAGCAGGTGCACCTGTTGGCGCAGCGGCCGGGATGGGGGGAGTTGCCAGCGGTGCAGGCGGGGCGGGTGTTCGCCACCAACGCCCACGCCTACTATAGCCGTTCGGGGCCGCGCCTGGTGGACGGGTTGGAGATGCTGGCGGAGATGCTTCACCCCCAGGTGTTTCAGGGCTTTCTGGGGCCCGAGCGGGCGTTTGCGGTGCCCCTGCCTGCTCTGGTAAAGTAACGCGCCTCGTCCTCGACGGCGGCGTTGGGTTTTTTTCCTTCCCCTGTGTGCCCCTGCCACCTCCCTCTTCCCCGAGTAGAACACATGTTCTACTGTTGGAGGCGAAGGTGCAACGGAGGTGGCGCTATGGCCTTGACCCTGGCGGAAGCCAGTAAACTCTCCAACGATGTGCTCCTGCGGGGGGTCATTGAGACCATCGTGCAGGAGAGCCCCGTTCTGCAGATGCTCCCCTTTATTGAGGTGGTGGGCAACGGCCTTACCTATGTGCAGGAGAACACGCTCCCCTCGGCCCACTTTTACGATGTGGGCGATACCTGGGCCGAATCCACCCCCACTTTCACCCAGGTAACGGCCACTTTGCGCATCCTGGGGGGTGATGCGGATATCGATAACTTCCTGCGCACCACCCGCTCCAATATCCAGGACCTGGAGGCGGCAGTGGTACACCTGAAGGCCAAGGCCCTGCGCATGCAGTTTGAGGATGCCTTCGTCAACGGGGATACGGCCACCAACCCCAAGGCCTTTGACGGCCTGGATAAACTCACCCCCGCCAGCCAGACCGTTAGCATGGGGGCCAACGGGGGGAGCCTGACCCTGGAGAAACTGGATGAACTGATTGATAAGGTGCGCGGGGGCAAGCCCCACGTGCTCCTGATGTCCCGCCGCTCCCGCCGTAAACTCTCCGCCCTGGCGCGGGGTGCTGGATCCGGCCTGTTGGTCACGGATCGCAACCAGTTTGGCCAGATGGTGGACTTCTACGACGGCATCCCCGTGGCGGTGAACGACTTCATCCCCGATAACAAGACGGTGGGCACTGCCCATGATTGCTCCACGATTTACGCCCTCCAGTTTGGGGAGGGGGCGGTGATGGGTCTGACCGCCCCGGGGGGCCTCACCATTGAGCGGGTGGGCTCCCTGGAGAGCAAGGATGCCACCCGTATCCGGGTGAAGTGGTATGTGTCCATCGCCGTGTTCAACACGCTGAAGGTGGCCAAACTGGTGGGTGTGCGGCCCTAGCCCTAGCCGCCGAGGGGGGCCTGGCGCATCAGCACCACCAGGAGAAAGAGGGCGATGGTGAGCATGCTGAGCACGGTGAGCACCACGGATGCCCCCACCAGAGCAAAGGAGGAGGCCCACCGCATGGGGGGCAGGAGCAGGGGGACGATGCTCACCCCCCACAGGGGGAGGGGCAAACGACGCACCTCCTGGGCCTGGGGGATGAGGGCGAGGAAGGCGCTGGCGGCCCAGAAGGCCAGCCCCGCCGCCAGCACCCCCAAACCCCGTGCCACCACCTCGTCCACAAGGCTGGGGCGCCTACTACCCCGCAGTAAGCGTCCCTGGGCCACAAATAAGGCCCCCCATACCAGCACCCCCCACCCGGCGATGAACAGCAGTGTGGCGAAACTCACAGTGTTAGCATACTCCGCCGCCGACCATCATAGGGAGGTGTCCCATGCCCAATGTGCGCTTGGATGCCAATAGCATCCCCAAGGGGCCGGTGTATGACCCCACCCCCTCAGCCATCCATCGTGCGGGGGTAACAGCAGTCGACACCTCGGATCCCCCAGGCACGGCGGGTGTGGATACCGACGGCTATGAGGAGTGCCGTTTTGACCTGGACATTGGCGGGACAGGGCTTCAGTCCCTGGAAGTGCAGGTGCTGTTCTGGAACCCGCGCCTGAACGCCTGGTTCGGGGGTGGGCGACGTCTCTTTACCGCTCCCGGGCGCTATGCTCTTACGGTTCCTGTGCGCGGGCAAAGGGTGTTCCTGAAGGTAACCGCTTTCACCGGCACATCCTTCTCTTTGAGCGTGGACTACACCTTGAGTTAGGAGGGAGAGCATGCCTCTGCGCTTGGCCGGCGAGGTATTGGAGGTTCACGGGGTTGACTCTGGGGGGTGGCTGCGGGAGGTGCGGAGTTGGGATAGCGCTCCAGGGCTGGTGGTGGACCAGCGGGGATCGGGACGCATCCTGGAGCTGCGCAAGAACGGCGCACCGGTATGGTTCGTGGACAACACGGGGGGCCTGCTGGTGGGGGCAGATAACGCCTATGACATCGGTTCCACGAGCCTGCGCCCCCGCAACCTGTATTGGGGCACGCAGGCTTTAGCCCCCCCAGGCTCTGCCTCGGCCCCCGCCTACACTTTTGCAGGTTCTGCGGGGACAGGGCTGTTCTCCCCTGCCGGCAACACCCTTGCCCTGTCCACAGGGGGGACGGAGCGTTGGCGCATTAGCAGCGCGGGGCACCTGCTGGCCGGGGCAGACAATGCCTATGACATTGGAACAAGCGGAGCCCATCGCCCTAGGGACGTGTTCATCACGGGACGCTTTCGCACAACGTATGTGGGTTCGACGACAGACCCTGCCATCGGTATAGTATGGGGGAGCTCTGCCGCAGGACTAGAGTTCACTCCCGGCGCAGGGATAATGTACCTCGTAGCAGACAACAAGCGCATGATGATGTTTTGGGGGTCGGGGCCACACATTTGGGTATTGAACCCAGGCCCTGCCACATCACACACCCCGATCGTCAATAGTTTCCAGCTTATGTTTTCCTCTAACTACTGGGACGGGACGCAGAGCGTGATGGTGCGCACGGCCATTTTTAGCAGACCCTTTTCCCCCACGGACCACCGCACAGTTTTCGAAGACACAGCAACACACTGGGTTTTCACTATCCGCAATATGCACTCCCTGACGTCCGACGGGCAGACGGTGCTCCATGTCATGCGCCGTGCCGGGGGGAGTAACGCGCTAGTGGAGGTGCGGTGGAAGAACCGTGCAGACTTGGCCGATACGGATAAGGTGCTCATTCTCGCCAGTTAGGGGGTGCAGGATGCCTAAGCACGTGGTCTTTGATGCAGTAGAAGTGGACTACGCACGGGTAGAGGTGCGGGAGGACCAGGTGCGCCTGCTGGTGCACTACGCAGTGAGGGCGTCGGCGACAGGGGAGACCCTCTGGAGGGACCGGGATGTCTCGCACCTGCTGACAGCCGGGGAGAAACAGACCATCCACAGCATGGCCCACAGGCTCCAGCGGGCCCTCGAGGCGGAGGAACTGGCATGAGGCTGGCTCCTCAAGACCTGGTCCGTCTACGCCGGCTCCATTTGGCCGTTCAGGAGGCACGGGTGCGCCTGGCCCAGGCTCAGGTGGAGTGGGATAAGGCCGTAGAGGAGATTGAGGAGGCCTATGGGCTAGTGGGCACCCGCGCCCAGGTGGACATCGCCACGGGGGAGATCACTGAACACCAAGAGGCGTCCAAGGAGACCCCATGACCCTACCTGCTCTGCGTGCCCTGCTCCGTCAAGACCTGCGGGACACCGACCCCACGGCCTACCGCTGGAGCGACGCCGACTTGGACCGCCATCTCCAGCACGCCGCCCGCGATTTGTCCCTGGCGGTGCCCCGGGAGGCCACGGTGGAGTTCACCACCACTCCCGGGAGCCGCACCCTCTCCCTGGCCTCCCTGCCCGACCTGGTGCGGGTGGAGGCGGTGGAGTATCCTGTCGACCGCTGGCCGCCCTCCTATGTCCTTTTCAGCCTGTGGGGGACTACCCTGACCCTCCTGGTGGACACGCCCCCCGCCGGGGCCGAGCCAGTGCGCCTCTACTATGGACGCCTCCATACCCTAACGGCTACCACCTCCACCATTCCCTCCTATCTGGAGGAATTGGTGGTCATGGGGGCCAGTGGCTACGCTGCCTTGGAGTGGGCCAGTTACGCCACCAACCGGGTCAACCCTGGTGGTCCGGAGACCTGGCAGCATTTCCTGACCTGGGGGAAGGAGCGTCTCACCCTTTTCCAGCGCTCCCTGGACCGCCTCTCGGCCCGCAACCGCGTGCGCCCGCGCCGTCTGTACACCCCCGCCCATACCGGTGCGGCCCGCACCCACATCCTCACGGGGTAAAAGCCCCTTTCCCCCCGACCCCGGTGACGGTCGCGGGTGTGCCCTTCCCTACCAAGACGGGAGCCCACGCCGTAGGCGTGCGCCCGTGGCCCCGCGCTTTTCAAACCCCGCCCCATCGGGTATGATACGGGCAAAAGCGCCAGGGGGTGCACCGTGCCCGAGGTAGAACTGCTCCTGACGGGGTTCACCTATAACACCGACCAGGGCAGGTTGGGGTTTTCGACGGTGGTGCTCATCCGGGGCCAACGCACCATCTTGGTGGACACCGGCCCCTTCGGCCGACGCGACCTGCTAATCAACGCCTTGCGTCAGCGGGGCCTCACGCCCGAGGCCATTCAGATGGTCGTCCTCACCCATGCCCACTGGGACCACACCCAGAATGTGGACCTCTTCCCCCGCGCCACTTTTGTGATTCATCCCGCCGAACTGGACTACGCCCGCAACCCCAAACCCACCGACTGGGCCACCGCCCGTTACTTCGTGGATACCCTGCGCGGCAAGCAGATTCGGGAGGTAACCGAAGGGGAGGAACTGGATCCCGGCGTGCGGGTGTTGGAGACCCCCGGCCACACCAAAGGGCACATCTCCCTGCTGGTAGAGACCTCGGGGGGAAAGGTGGCCATCGCCGGCGACGCCATCGGCGATGCCTATGCTGCCCTTCAGGGGAAGCCCTTCCTGATCTTTTGGGACGAGCAGGCAGCCATGCAGAGCGTGCAGAAAATTTTCACCCACACCCGCACCCTCTATCCTGGCCACGACCGCCCCTTCCGCCTCCACGAGGGGAAGGTGGAATACCTGGGTGGGGATACGGGCATCCGCATCTTTGGGAACCTGGGCTGGCCCTATGGCGATGCCCAGGTTACCTTGGGCGCCTTGGTGCCCCCCCGGCAGGTGCTGGTGGTCCGCTAGAGGGGCGTGGGGGCAGGCCCTGGCGCACCTGGTAGACCAGGAACGCCAGCCCCCCGAACACCACTACACTCAGGTAACTGACCGAGCGGTCCAACACCGCTACGGCCACAGCCGACTCTGTGGGCAGGGTGAGCACCAGTAGGCCCACTACCCCCGCCTCCACAAAGCCCAATCCGCCCGGTGAAAGGGGGATGGCGGTAAGCAGAGCGTTGGCCAGCGCCACGAACAGCACCATCCACGGGGAGAGGTCCACCCCCAGGGCGAGGGCGACCATCCCCAGGCGCAGGGCCTCCAACAGCCACCCCACCACCCCCAGGCCCAGCACCGCCCCCATCCGCCACCGCACCCCCTGCAGCGCACCCTGGTGGAACCCTTCATACAGGCCCCGCAAGGCACTGGGGAGGCGGGCGACCAGGCGCATGCCCCACCGGGCCATGGCTGCCAGCACCACCGCCCCGATGGTGGTCAGGCCTGCTCCCACGGCCACAAACCACATCCCCAGGCGTCCGCCCTGATGCAGAAGGGCCAGCGCCCCCGCCGACACTAGCAACAGCACGACCATTGCCCCCAGGTCCATCACCCGCTCCCCAGCCACGGTGCCCAGCACCCGCGCAAAGGGGCTCCCCGAGGAGCGGGCGAAGGCATACGCCCGATAGGGGTCGCCCACCCGCAGCCATCCTACGGCGTTGAGGAACCAGGCCTGCAGAATGTAATACCCCGCCTCCAGCGCCGAGGGGAGGCGTTCCCCCGGCCCCGAGCCGATGCCCGCCCCCTGGGCCATCAGCCTCCACCGCAGACCCCGGGGCAGGAAGGAGAGGTAATACGCTACAAAGGCCAGAGCATACCAGCCGGGGTTACTGGAGCGCACCAATCGCCAGGTGGCCCCCAAGTCCACATCGAAGCGCACCACGAGGAAGCCCAGCACCACCCCCGCCAGCACCAAAGAGACAAGGGTTGGCAAAAGGGTCTTGGCTCCCAGGGCGATGCGGGGGGGCCGTTCCTGGACGGGGGCCGAGGGCCGGCTCACCGGCTCACCCCCAAGGGGCGTTTGGCGGGCATCCCCGCCCG from Dehalococcoidia bacterium includes these protein-coding regions:
- a CDS encoding TIGR00269 family protein, with translation MKCQKCGQKAAVDLRRHNTAFCGPHYLEFFERQVQRTIERWKMFTPADRILVAVSGGKDSLTLWEVLLRLGYRPTGLHIHLGIGEYSDASRAKAQAFAESRGLPLLIVNLAETYGLGVPQLAKALRRVACSGCGLSKRYITNRVALEHGFTVVATGHNLDDEAATLLGNLLHWQMDALARQSPVLEADHPRLVKRVKPLFLMTEKETVSYALLRRIDYIPDECPYAEGARSLLYKDALNQIELHSPGSKHHLVAGFLERLHPLLAKMDTQSVGECQRCGQPTTSAVCAFCRMWDQALQRIPVARPEGTPTPIT
- the dnaN gene encoding DNA polymerase III subunit beta, which gives rise to MKVSCLQENLDKALRVVARAVPSRPSEDVLLNILVQTDEGRLRLTATNLELAITVWVGAKVDAEGGIAVPAQRLRDFVAQLPPERVDLSRVQHPLGLQVSCAWLKAVVRGVEASAYPPLPVVKEATTARISHKALGKAISQVAFAAATDESRPILTGIRLELEGDRFTMAAADGFRLAVHTGRLLQPVEKPVGLVVPAKAFKEVASLLDDSDEPVTLDIAKDGAGILFRLKGVEIYSQLLQGTYPNFRQLIPQASQTRVVLDCRRFLQTVKAGSAFARMGSQIVRLMVEPGPPGKVTITTGAEEEGSATGELEASVEGEGARIAFNSRYLQDVLTAIDGEQVRIGINTPSSPGVFRPVGADDYVHVVMPMFVQWP
- a CDS encoding MBL fold metallo-hydrolase, with amino-acid sequence MPEVELLLTGFTYNTDQGRLGFSTVVLIRGQRTILVDTGPFGRRDLLINALRQRGLTPEAIQMVVLTHAHWDHTQNVDLFPRATFVIHPAELDYARNPKPTDWATARYFVDTLRGKQIREVTEGEELDPGVRVLETPGHTKGHISLLVETSGGKVAIAGDAIGDAYAALQGKPFLIFWDEQAAMQSVQKIFTHTRTLYPGHDRPFRLHEGKVEYLGGDTGIRIFGNLGWPYGDAQVTLGALVPPRQVLVVR
- a CDS encoding MoaD/ThiS family protein, producing the protein MKVIIRNPRRRELEVHGRRRVVDLLKELGLNPESHVVIRGEDLLTSDEWLQDTDTVEIVSAISGGQQ
- a CDS encoding phage major capsid protein is translated as MALTLAEASKLSNDVLLRGVIETIVQESPVLQMLPFIEVVGNGLTYVQENTLPSAHFYDVGDTWAESTPTFTQVTATLRILGGDADIDNFLRTTRSNIQDLEAAVVHLKAKALRMQFEDAFVNGDTATNPKAFDGLDKLTPASQTVSMGANGGSLTLEKLDELIDKVRGGKPHVLLMSRRSRRKLSALARGAGSGLLVTDRNQFGQMVDFYDGIPVAVNDFIPDNKTVGTAHDCSTIYALQFGEGAVMGLTAPGGLTIERVGSLESKDATRIRVKWYVSIAVFNTLKVAKLVGVRP
- a CDS encoding flippase-like domain-containing protein; the encoded protein is MTTGHPSGLRAWARSAYEGVLLWQRRHPRVVVGVFVVVGVVLGVWLGWEAVQGVSWRATLAALGGFSALHGIGAVACFLANNFLRSTAWYILFPQRAPPVWRLFLVENTGIGVNNLLPMRWFSEAVQFAILRVRDQVPEGIALATLGMTRVLDFQANFLLLAVSMPLVPGVREHVAMGPVLGVAFFLAAGSTLGLHGLGWAYRRFPRFRRLPVVAGVGEAVLALEERPRRLVVALVLTLGQWTALGGAAWFLAQGVDIDISLAGAVALVILVTFSATTIPGLLGGLGVFEFASVGLLVTFFGVEKSVALSCGLLMHALWWLPPVLIALVMLPLEGWGALQMVRRGPLPGTHNAPP
- a CDS encoding MFS transporter → MGPFPSSASGSGRQGSIRLPFAALRHRDYRLFWLGLLASVLGYQMAQLGMAWLAYELTGRPRTLALLGLATAGPAILLNLVGGTVADRWDRRRLIVLTQSAMLLLMGVLAVLTLTGRLAVWHLLTLAAGVSAVFAFDGPARQALYPRLLPRTDLTSGVALNASVWQGMRVVGPALGGVLIARAHPGWLFAGAGLGALLMGLAVLLIRPLPPEKGVRQSAWREITEGVRFVRGNSLFAFLIGMAFCNSLFGLSYFFLLPVFARDVLGVGAEGLGYLSAVGGVGSLLATLGSGALGNIPARGKVLIGGAVAFGLLLIAFAVSPWYPLSLVLLFLAGVAGAVYMVLTLSTLQERVPDRLRGRVMGIFSMTWSMIPLGAVQSGLLADWVSAPFAVALGGVLTVVFALVPAVVSPTLWHLRPLGAEPAPMPASAKR
- a CDS encoding cobalamin-binding protein, which gives rise to MRIVSLLPSATEIAFALGLGDQVVAVSHECDYPPEVRGRPVAVRCVFDPSGMTAAEIDATVRSLVLKGRPIYQVEWGVLEAVHPDLVLTQGLCEVCAVPEREVLKGLERLYPRPRILSLDPHGLEDVLQDILRVGEATGTLARASMVVANLRRRIQRVAEATRAVATRPRVVCLEWLDPLFVGGHWVPEMVALAGGVDVLGKVGRPSFTVSWEQVVAAQPEVLVLMPCGYSASQAAEQVHLLAQRPGWGELPAVQAGRVFATNAHAYYSRSGPRLVDGLEMLAEMLHPQVFQGFLGPERAFAVPLPALVK
- a CDS encoding MFS transporter; its protein translation is MHTTDTAGTASAPARWGRTLAIAAVVQGITVMGFSFVFPFLPLFIQDLGIADPRRAALWSGIAAGVAGIVMFLSAPIWGALSDRFGRKKNVLRGLYGGALVMVLTGVVANVYHLVAVRVLMGLLTGAVPAMMGLVASLAPRPRLGTAMGVLQAMMNLGNTVGPLLGAALVHGVGYRGAFFVAGGVLALMGVVVTFGIDERFTPPRQEDQQGVVQNIRSLLTLPGIGVVLILLFLVQFVPNVMFPVLPLFLGALAPEAKASLAGSAFALLGILGALGAYLSGVVGARVGVLRLLVGAPAVSVLGFIGLLVAQEAWHALAAIVVLGICQGIVAAQTSALLGQVVPRERMGTAYGLLQSANSLGFGLGPLVGGLVAGGLGLRPVFAVNALLALLFALVVRWKAARVVG